From the Acetobacter aceti genome, one window contains:
- a CDS encoding flagellar basal body P-ring protein FlgI, protein MTFFSCRPDTERRKVFHLLSFLFLAGFLLIQSFAAHAALVRIKDIADFEGVRTNQLIGYGLVVGLHGTGDKLTNVLFTRETLISMLNRLGVNIRDREIQLQTHDVAAVMVTADLPPFSHGGGRIDVTVSATGDATDLTGGTLLVTPLMAADGEIYAVAQGSLATNAFSARGAAASIVHNIPTNGHIANGAVVEREVPVDLANRKQMHLSLRNPDFTTAGRIAQAINGSLGSNIARVMDPRTIALDLTLRDSIPALSRIGDLMVEPDTLAKVIVDDASGTIVIGNDVRISTVAIAQGNLTIQVTETPMVSQPGPMSNGTTTVVPRTSINVNNGNNAKLGILRNGPALSDLVSGLNAMGVGPRDMISILQAIKADGALQADLEVR, encoded by the coding sequence ATGACCTTTTTTTCTTGCAGGCCTGATACGGAGCGGCGGAAGGTTTTTCACCTTCTGTCTTTCCTGTTTCTGGCAGGCTTCCTGTTGATACAATCCTTTGCTGCCCATGCGGCGCTTGTCCGCATCAAGGATATCGCTGACTTTGAAGGAGTCAGGACAAATCAGCTTATCGGCTACGGTCTGGTTGTGGGGCTGCATGGCACGGGAGATAAACTGACAAACGTCCTGTTTACCCGTGAAACACTGATCAGCATGCTCAATCGTCTGGGTGTGAATATCCGTGATCGTGAAATTCAGCTTCAGACACATGATGTCGCGGCTGTCATGGTGACGGCTGATCTCCCTCCCTTCTCTCATGGTGGCGGCCGAATCGACGTTACTGTCTCGGCAACAGGCGACGCGACGGATCTGACCGGCGGAACACTGCTTGTCACCCCGCTGATGGCTGCCGATGGAGAGATCTACGCTGTCGCCCAGGGCTCGCTTGCAACCAATGCTTTCAGTGCAAGAGGCGCTGCTGCTTCGATAGTACATAACATCCCGACCAACGGTCACATTGCCAATGGCGCCGTGGTGGAGCGCGAGGTGCCGGTTGATCTGGCCAACCGCAAGCAGATGCATCTTTCGCTGCGCAATCCTGACTTCACGACAGCGGGACGGATCGCACAGGCGATCAACGGCAGTCTGGGAAGTAATATTGCCCGCGTCATGGACCCGCGCACCATTGCGCTTGATCTGACGTTACGTGACAGCATCCCGGCGTTATCCCGTATCGGAGACCTGATGGTCGAGCCGGACACTCTGGCGAAAGTTATTGTCGATGACGCCAGCGGCACCATTGTGATCGGCAACGACGTCCGTATCAGCACAGTCGCTATCGCTCAGGGCAACCTGACCATTCAGGTCACGGAAACCCCAATGGTTTCACAGCCCGGACCGATGTCCAATGGCACCACAACGGTGGTTCCACGAACCAGTATCAACGTCAATAATGGCAACAACGCCAAACTGGGAATTCTACGTAACGGGCCGGCCCTGAGTGACCTTGTCTCTGGCCTGAATGCGATGGGAGTTGGTCCTCGTGACATGATTTCGATCCTGCAGGCCATCAAGGCAGACGGGGCGCTACAGGCCGATCTGGAGGTCAGATGA
- a CDS encoding rod-binding protein, whose product MSNVIKNVTSTGYGAQSPSQPQPVDPKIWKTASDFEAMTIGEMLQPMFDTIDTSSGFFGGGVGESSFRPMLTTEMSKQIEKSGGFGLAPAIYHQMLEMQEKGSRK is encoded by the coding sequence ATGAGCAACGTGATCAAAAACGTCACATCCACAGGTTATGGAGCGCAGAGTCCGTCGCAACCACAGCCGGTTGACCCCAAGATATGGAAGACCGCATCTGATTTTGAAGCAATGACGATCGGGGAAATGCTTCAGCCGATGTTCGATACGATTGACACGTCTTCCGGCTTTTTCGGAGGCGGTGTGGGAGAATCGAGCTTTCGTCCAATGCTGACGACTGAAATGTCGAAACAGATAGAGAAAAGTGGCGGTTTCGGACTTGCCCCGGCCATTTACCATCAGATGCTTGAAATGCAGGAAAAAGGATCACGAAAATGA
- the flgN gene encoding flagellar export chaperone FlgN: MTDQTIAVIENANALLEEENVFLQEGNIPAVVALLRRKEAVLAQLSTVTIQCRKTLKDSGKPCCSEELPLATEKLNRTIENNRTLLQQAMIAQKHIVQLLTASLSPPGNKTHYGKDGSYNAPRSTTGSAYRKNI; encoded by the coding sequence ATGACGGATCAGACCATTGCCGTCATCGAAAACGCCAATGCGCTGCTTGAAGAAGAGAATGTGTTTTTACAGGAGGGCAATATCCCTGCTGTCGTCGCTCTCCTCAGGCGCAAGGAAGCCGTTCTCGCACAATTAAGCACTGTCACCATTCAGTGCAGGAAAACGTTGAAAGATTCGGGGAAGCCCTGTTGCTCGGAAGAATTGCCGCTGGCTACGGAAAAATTAAACCGCACCATTGAAAATAATCGCACACTGCTCCAGCAGGCCATGATTGCACAGAAACACATTGTGCAGTTGCTCACAGCTTCCCTGTCCCCTCCCGGGAACAAAACACATTATGGCAAAGATGGTTCTTACAATGCGCCACGATCCACAACGGGAAGCGCTTACCGGAAAAACATTTAA